Proteins encoded by one window of Lathyrus oleraceus cultivar Zhongwan6 chromosome 1, CAAS_Psat_ZW6_1.0, whole genome shotgun sequence:
- the LOC127076956 gene encoding long-chain-alcohol O-fatty-acyltransferase, translated as MDGEINNFIMVWTIVASTMSYCYTIGNLISHGTPRLIALIPAIILLFLLPLRLTSIHLGGPSSFFIGWLSTFKLFLFAFNKGPLSTNPPLSLLHFISLACLPIKFQNQTNNNHKKDHKSNSKPTLKYVYTTIIIILALLIPLYSKKENFHPKFVFLLYTLHMYIGLEFFFALASTFTRKLLSVELEPQFDKPYLSTSLQEFWGKRWNISVNRLLHPTVYEPVMTFCSRWIGRKWAPLPAILATFTVSAIMHEVVFYYIKREKRTWETWEPSWDATCFFILHGVCLAVQVGIKKAFGEKVRLPTVVSWLLTVAFVMYTTLWLFVPALVRCRVYEKASRELSALNQFLNDVYHLVRV; from the coding sequence ATGGATGGAGAAATCAACAATTTCATCATGGTATGGACCATAGTTGCATCAACAATGTCCTATTGCTACACAATTGGTAACCTAATCTCTCATGGCACACCAAGACTCATAGCTCTCATCCCTGCCATAATCCTCCTCTTTCTCCTCCCTCTAAGACTCACCTCAATCCACCTTGGAGGCCCCTCTTCTTTCTTCATAGGTTGGCTTTCCACCTTCAAACTCTTTCTCTTTGCCTTTAACAAAGGTCCTCTATCAACTAACCCTCCTCTCTCTTTACTTCACTTCATCTCCTTAGCATGCCTCCCCATCAAATTCCAAAACCAAACCAATAATAACCACAAAAAAGACCACAAATCAAACTCAAAACCAACCCTTAAGTATGTATACACAACTATTATTATCATATTGGCTTTGTTAATTCCATTATATAGTAAAAAAGAAAATTTCCATCCaaaatttgtttttttattataCACCCTCCACATGTATATTGGTCTTGAGTTTTTCTTTGCTTTGGCTTCAACTTTTACTAGAAAGCTTCTGAGTGTTGAGTTAGAACCACAATTTGATAAGCCATATCTAAGCACTTCCCTTCAAGAATTTTGGGGGAAAAGGTGGAATATTTCGGTGAATCGCTTACTACACCCCACCGTATACGAACCAGTGATGACTTTTTGCAGTCGTTGGATTGGAAGAAAGTGGGCCCCACTACCCGCGATTCTCGCCACATTCACCGTGTCGGCTATAATGCATGAAGTTGTTTTTTATTACATCAAAAGAGAGAAACGCACGTGGGAAACTTGGGAACCCTCGTGGGATGCAACGTGCTTTTTTATTTTACATGGGGTGTGTTTGGCTGTTCAAGTTGGGATTAAAAAAGCTTTTGGAGAGAAGGTGCGGTTACCGACGGTGGTTTCGTGGTTGCTCACGGTGGCGTTTGTGATGTATACGACGTTGTGGCTGTTTGTGCCGGCGCTGGTA